The following are encoded together in the Cyanobacterium aponinum PCC 10605 genome:
- a CDS encoding response regulator: MNSNENASNPIPFKEFTGVKQTGFFENLKQPRFSGQLLLTGPNHSKWVFYLYLGRLVYATGGNHPVRRWRRNLVAHLPNIPSHMAAIQADVDSLDLTGENNCWEYELLCFWVEQQKITLEQAAKMIRQNIVEVLFDVTQAMQVTCQLKPDKNLPFSTRLVLIDAEQLIAEAQKLWQAWQGAKIADRSPDMAPIIAQPQELQQQTNPQIYQTLSQLLDGQQTLRDLSVRMKRDVVTVTRSLLPYIQRGLVRLIEINDIEPPKLPQKNDSDSGILNNQKITVACVDDSPLICQTMEKIITEAGYNFVGINDALRAIAVLLSKKPDIIFLDLIMPNANGYEICSQLRKLTFFKHTPIVILTGNDGIVDRVRAKMVGSSDFLGKPIDPTLVLETIRKHLKIGVA; the protein is encoded by the coding sequence ATGAATTCTAACGAAAACGCTTCTAATCCAATACCGTTTAAAGAGTTTACTGGTGTCAAACAAACGGGTTTTTTTGAGAATTTAAAACAGCCTCGTTTTAGTGGTCAACTTCTGCTCACAGGACCTAATCACAGTAAATGGGTATTTTATCTCTATTTAGGAAGATTAGTTTATGCCACAGGGGGAAATCATCCCGTCAGAAGGTGGCGTCGTAATTTAGTCGCCCATTTACCCAATATCCCCTCTCACATGGCAGCAATTCAAGCAGATGTGGATAGTTTGGATTTAACAGGGGAAAATAATTGTTGGGAATATGAACTATTATGTTTTTGGGTAGAGCAACAGAAAATCACTCTCGAACAAGCGGCGAAAATGATTCGTCAAAATATTGTTGAGGTTTTGTTTGATGTTACCCAAGCTATGCAAGTAACTTGTCAGCTAAAACCCGATAAAAACTTGCCTTTTTCTACTCGTTTAGTATTAATTGATGCAGAACAATTAATTGCAGAAGCTCAAAAATTATGGCAGGCATGGCAAGGGGCGAAAATTGCCGATCGCTCTCCCGATATGGCTCCAATCATCGCACAACCTCAGGAGTTGCAACAGCAAACGAATCCGCAAATTTATCAAACTCTCAGTCAACTTTTGGATGGACAACAGACTCTGAGAGATTTGTCAGTAAGAATGAAAAGAGATGTTGTTACAGTGACTCGCTCTCTTTTACCGTATATCCAAAGGGGATTAGTTAGACTAATTGAAATCAATGATATAGAACCGCCTAAATTACCTCAAAAAAATGATTCTGACAGTGGTATTCTCAACAATCAGAAAATAACTGTCGCCTGTGTTGACGATAGTCCCTTGATTTGTCAAACCATGGAAAAAATTATCACTGAAGCTGGTTACAACTTTGTTGGTATTAATGATGCTTTAAGAGCGATCGCAGTTTTACTATCAAAAAAACCAGATATTATCTTTCTTGATTTGATTATGCCAAATGCCAATGGTTATGAAATTTGTAGCCAACTGCGCAAACTAACTTTTTTCAAGCATACCCCAATTGTTATCCTCACAGGAAACGACGGTATTGTCGATAGAGTAAGAGCGAAGATGGTTGGCTCATCAGACTTTTTAGGTAAACCCATTGATCCTACTTTGGTTTTAGAAACTATCCGTAAACACTTAAAAATCGGGGTTGCTTAA
- a CDS encoding four helix bundle protein, which yields MIELKSYRDLTVWQKSMDLVVICYQLTSLFPKTEIYGLSSQIQRAAVSIPANIAEGKGRNHLGDYIRHLSMANSSLKELETHLMIVGRLGYLNLSSG from the coding sequence ATGATTGAACTAAAAAGTTATCGAGATTTAACGGTTTGGCAAAAATCAATGGATTTGGTAGTAATATGTTATCAATTAACTTCTCTATTTCCCAAAACAGAAATTTATGGTTTAAGTAGTCAAATACAAAGAGCCGCAGTTTCAATTCCTGCCAACATCGCAGAAGGAAAAGGGAGAAATCATTTGGGTGATTATATTCGTCATCTTTCTATGGCAAATAGCTCACTCAAAGAATTAGAAACTCATTTGATGATTGTAGGACGATTAGGCTATCTTAACCTGAGTTCGGGATAA
- the ppc gene encoding phosphoenolpyruvate carboxylase — MTSVTTNYQEDLSIYSSSELLLRHRLKLVENLWESVLANECGQELIDLLERLKSACSPEGQTTETENFSVSKWIEELELDDAIKAARAFALYFQLINIVEQHYEQRTQKLIRRTTTEAQVNAIQKPSVNNKTSSIDGDSYFHPKLNPSSGGTFHWLFPHLKTLNVPPQKIQKLLDELDISLVFTAHPTEIVRHTIRKKQRRISYILEHLDRAEESYRAMGLTNSWEAENYRQCLLDEIRIWWRTDELHQFKPTVLDEVDYALHYFQEVLFNTIPELFVRLKQALNNTFPKLQPPTHKFCYFGSWVGGDRDGNPFVTPEVTWSTACYQRNLVLEKYIDSVNQLGDILSLSLHWSNVLPELLDSLERDRIFMPEVYDKYYVRYRQEPYRLKLAYIEQKLENTKARNEALSNPETRKSIKLAHKDDNVYPTTADFLTDLNLIKANLEHTGLNCKELEHLICQVEIFGFHLTPLDFRQDSSRHSEALNEIAEYLGVLDKPYNELSEDEKTAWLTQELKTRRPLIPSEVTFSDNTKETIETFKVLRGLQLEFGLDICHTYIISMTNYVSDVLEVLLLAKEAGLYDPILGVTTIRIVPLFETVEDLKRAPEVMTELFELPLYRACLAGGYDNVDKSSSFLNLPELEPKNLQEIMLGYSDSNKDSGFMSSNWEIHKAQKNLARIGDKYGLNIKIFHGRGGSVGRGGGPAYAAILAQPTSTINGRIKITEQGEVLASKYSLPELALYNLETISTAVIQASLLGSGFDDIEPWNEIMEEISVASRKAYRQLIYEQPDFLDFFLSVTPIEEISKLQISSRPARRSSGKKDISSLRAIPWVFSWTQSRFLLPAWYGVGTALQQFLDQEPEENLKLLRYFYLKWPFFKMVISKVEMTLSKVDLQMASHYIEELAKPEDKERFLKVFNQIAKEYYLSREMVLKINEQGRLLDNDPDLQRSVQLRNGTIVPLGFLQVSLLKRLRQYANQNKAGLIHFRYSKEELLRGALLTINGIAAGMRNTG; from the coding sequence ATGACTTCAGTGACTACTAATTATCAAGAAGATTTGAGTATATATTCGAGTTCAGAATTATTACTACGCCACCGACTGAAATTAGTTGAAAATTTATGGGAATCAGTATTAGCTAATGAATGTGGACAAGAGTTGATAGATTTGTTAGAAAGATTAAAGTCGGCTTGTTCTCCAGAAGGTCAAACCACCGAAACTGAAAATTTTTCTGTGAGTAAATGGATTGAGGAATTAGAATTAGATGATGCCATTAAAGCCGCCCGTGCTTTTGCTTTATATTTTCAGTTAATTAATATTGTTGAACAGCACTACGAACAAAGAACACAAAAACTTATTCGTCGCACTACCACTGAGGCTCAGGTTAACGCTATCCAAAAACCGTCAGTAAATAATAAGACTTCTTCTATAGATGGGGATAGTTATTTTCATCCTAAGCTCAATCCTAGCAGTGGTGGAACTTTTCACTGGCTTTTTCCCCATTTAAAAACTTTGAATGTGCCACCCCAGAAAATTCAAAAGTTATTGGATGAGTTAGATATTAGTTTAGTTTTTACTGCACACCCTACAGAAATTGTGCGTCATACTATTCGTAAAAAACAAAGACGTATTTCTTATATTTTAGAGCATCTGGACAGAGCAGAAGAATCTTATCGAGCCATGGGATTAACTAACTCTTGGGAGGCAGAAAATTATCGTCAATGTCTGTTAGATGAAATTCGCATTTGGTGGCGTACAGATGAATTACATCAGTTTAAACCCACTGTGTTAGATGAAGTTGATTACGCTTTACACTACTTCCAAGAAGTTTTATTTAATACCATTCCAGAGCTATTCGTTCGATTAAAACAGGCTTTGAATAACACTTTCCCTAAATTACAACCTCCTACTCACAAATTCTGCTATTTTGGTTCATGGGTGGGGGGCGATCGCGATGGAAACCCTTTTGTAACCCCAGAGGTAACATGGTCAACCGCTTGTTATCAGAGAAATTTGGTGTTAGAGAAGTATATTGACTCTGTGAATCAGTTGGGGGATATTCTCAGTTTGTCTCTCCATTGGAGTAATGTTTTACCTGAGTTGTTAGACTCCCTAGAGCGCGATCGCATCTTTATGCCAGAAGTTTATGATAAATATTATGTTCGTTATCGTCAAGAGCCTTATCGCTTGAAATTAGCCTATATTGAGCAAAAATTGGAAAATACAAAAGCAAGAAATGAAGCCTTATCCAATCCCGAAACAAGAAAGTCGATTAAACTAGCTCATAAAGATGATAATGTTTATCCCACTACCGCCGATTTTTTAACAGATTTAAACCTAATTAAAGCTAATCTCGAACATACTGGCTTAAATTGCAAAGAATTAGAGCATTTAATTTGTCAGGTAGAAATTTTTGGTTTCCATCTAACTCCCTTAGATTTTCGTCAAGATTCTTCCCGTCACTCAGAAGCATTAAATGAAATAGCCGAATATTTAGGAGTTTTAGATAAACCCTACAATGAATTATCAGAAGACGAAAAAACCGCATGGTTAACCCAAGAATTAAAAACCCGTCGCCCCTTAATCCCCAGTGAAGTCACTTTTTCTGATAATACCAAAGAGACGATCGAAACTTTTAAAGTTCTAAGAGGATTACAATTAGAATTTGGCTTAGATATATGTCATACCTATATTATTAGCATGACTAACTATGTCAGTGATGTATTAGAAGTATTATTACTAGCAAAAGAAGCAGGATTATATGATCCAATTTTGGGAGTAACAACTATTCGCATCGTGCCTCTATTTGAAACCGTAGAAGACTTAAAACGAGCACCAGAAGTAATGACAGAATTATTTGAATTACCCCTTTATCGTGCTTGTTTAGCGGGTGGTTATGACAATGTGGACAAATCATCTTCTTTCCTCAATCTACCGGAATTAGAGCCAAAAAATCTCCAAGAAATAATGCTAGGTTACTCCGACAGTAACAAAGACTCAGGATTTATGAGTAGTAACTGGGAAATTCACAAAGCTCAGAAAAATCTAGCAAGAATCGGCGATAAATACGGCTTAAACATTAAAATCTTTCATGGCAGAGGTGGTTCAGTCGGTAGAGGAGGAGGCCCCGCTTACGCCGCTATTTTAGCACAACCTACATCCACCATTAACGGTAGAATAAAAATTACCGAACAAGGGGAAGTTTTAGCCTCTAAATACTCCTTACCAGAATTAGCACTGTATAACCTCGAAACCATTAGCACTGCGGTTATTCAAGCTAGTTTATTAGGCAGTGGATTCGATGATATTGAGCCTTGGAATGAAATCATGGAAGAAATCTCCGTTGCTTCCCGTAAGGCTTACCGTCAACTAATTTACGAACAACCAGACTTCCTCGACTTCTTCTTATCTGTTACTCCCATTGAAGAAATCAGTAAATTACAAATAAGTTCACGTCCCGCTCGTCGTAGTAGTGGCAAAAAAGATATATCATCCTTAAGAGCGATTCCTTGGGTATTTAGTTGGACACAAAGCCGTTTCTTACTTCCTGCTTGGTATGGTGTCGGCACAGCATTACAGCAATTTTTAGATCAAGAACCAGAAGAAAACTTAAAATTATTAAGATATTTCTATCTTAAATGGCCTTTCTTCAAAATGGTGATTTCTAAAGTAGAGATGACACTTTCTAAGGTTGATTTACAAATGGCGAGTCACTATATCGAAGAATTAGCAAAACCTGAAGATAAAGAGCGTTTCTTAAAGGTATTTAACCAAATTGCGAAAGAATACTACTTAAGTCGAGAAATGGTGCTAAAAATCAACGAACAGGGCAGATTATTAGATAATGATCCCGATTTACAACGGTCTGTACAATTGAGAAATGGTACGATTGTACCATTAGGTTTTTTACAAGTATCGTTATTAAAACGCCTGAGACAATACGCCAATCAAAACAAAGCAGGTTTGATTCATTTCCGTTACAGCAAAGAGGAGTTATTGCGGGGAGCATTGTTAACCATTAACGGTATCGCCGCAGGAATGCGTAACACCGGTTAA
- the pheT gene encoding phenylalanine--tRNA ligase subunit beta, with translation MRISFNWLKELVNISITPEELGKILTIAGFEVEDTEDRRSWADGVVVGKVIKCDRHPNADKLSLCQVDIGEETPSQIVCGAPNVRQDIFVPVATLGTYLPNVDIKIKPAKLRGVESKGMICSLAELGLAKESEGIKILEGDLQVGQDIRPILGLDDVILDITATANRADALSMVGVAREVAALTGGELTLPAINGDINPNQQGGLTAIKIDEPSACTAYIGTMIENVKIAPSPQWLQWRLEAGGVRPINNVVDVTNYILLEWGQPLHAFDREKLYHIANSQELTIGVRFANDKETLTTLDGQKRDLQAQNLVITANNHPVALAGVMGGEDSEVDDNTQNIILEAALFEPVPIRRSGKCQGIRTESSTRYERGVNQVELEKALNRAVSLITELAGGTVSTQIVADNRSSSFQNTIELRCDRIYQVLGKVKQEEKLIDVPKEDIVRILEDLGCKLEVKSESPLIWLVTVPPYRYRDLEREIDLIEEVARLYGYDHFTDTLPTQSEVGYIPTNLQIQRKIRSSLQGLGLTELMQYSLVSANQAQIKIANPLFSEYSALRSNLIDGLINAFEYNQAQGNGYLKGFEIGRIFWLENENKAEGDALGGIIGGDLYTDGIWTRSGKPQPMTWYEAKGILESLFKALKAPITYKAESNDNRLHPGRTAGLWLNKTRIGVFGQLHPQLCQERDLPNSVYVFELQLEPLITFLDQKYLQTPIFKAYSTYPSVERDLAFFASTDLTVADIVNAMRKAGGKTLVDVKLFDEYKGANVEEGKRSLAFSLVYRSPDGTLKDSDVDPIHNKIRDALTKQFAVTLRS, from the coding sequence ATGCGTATCTCTTTCAACTGGTTAAAAGAATTAGTTAATATTTCCATTACCCCTGAAGAATTAGGCAAAATCCTTACCATTGCTGGTTTTGAAGTGGAAGACACCGAAGATAGGAGAAGTTGGGCGGATGGAGTTGTTGTCGGAAAAGTAATAAAATGCGATCGCCATCCTAATGCTGATAAACTTAGTTTATGTCAAGTGGATATAGGAGAAGAAACCCCTTCCCAAATCGTTTGCGGTGCACCCAATGTGAGACAAGATATATTTGTACCCGTTGCCACCCTCGGTACTTATTTGCCCAATGTGGATATAAAAATCAAACCTGCTAAACTTAGGGGAGTAGAAAGTAAGGGCATGATTTGCTCCTTAGCAGAATTAGGCTTGGCAAAGGAAAGCGAAGGAATTAAAATCTTAGAGGGAGATTTGCAAGTAGGGCAGGATATTCGACCCATTTTAGGCTTAGATGACGTTATTTTAGACATTACCGCCACTGCTAACCGTGCCGATGCTTTAAGTATGGTGGGAGTTGCCAGAGAAGTTGCGGCTTTGACAGGAGGAGAATTAACCTTACCTGCCATTAATGGAGACATTAACCCCAATCAGCAGGGAGGATTGACAGCAATCAAAATTGATGAGCCTTCTGCTTGTACGGCTTATATTGGTACAATGATTGAAAATGTGAAAATCGCCCCTTCTCCTCAATGGTTGCAATGGCGTTTAGAAGCGGGAGGAGTACGCCCCATCAATAATGTTGTGGATGTTACTAACTATATCTTATTAGAATGGGGGCAACCTTTACACGCTTTTGACAGGGAAAAACTCTACCATATTGCCAACTCTCAAGAATTAACTATTGGGGTGCGTTTTGCTAACGATAAGGAAACTTTAACTACTTTAGATGGGCAAAAACGTGATTTACAAGCCCAAAATTTAGTTATTACTGCCAATAATCACCCTGTTGCTTTAGCAGGAGTTATGGGGGGTGAAGATAGCGAAGTAGATGATAACACCCAGAATATTATTTTAGAGGCGGCTTTGTTTGAGCCTGTGCCTATTCGTCGTAGTGGTAAATGTCAGGGGATTCGCACTGAGTCTTCTACCCGTTATGAAAGGGGTGTTAATCAGGTGGAGTTAGAAAAAGCCTTGAATCGTGCGGTTTCTCTCATTACCGAATTAGCAGGAGGCACAGTTTCCACTCAAATTGTCGCTGATAATCGTAGTAGCAGTTTCCAAAATACCATAGAATTAAGGTGCGATCGCATCTATCAAGTGTTAGGGAAAGTCAAACAAGAAGAAAAGCTCATTGATGTACCAAAAGAAGATATTGTAAGAATTTTAGAGGATTTAGGCTGTAAACTGGAAGTAAAAAGCGAATCTCCCCTAATCTGGCTTGTCACAGTCCCTCCTTACCGTTATCGTGACTTAGAAAGAGAAATTGACTTAATTGAAGAAGTCGCTCGTTTATACGGTTATGATCATTTTACCGATACTTTGCCCACTCAATCAGAAGTCGGTTATATTCCCACAAACTTGCAAATTCAACGGAAAATTCGCTCTAGTTTACAAGGGTTAGGCTTAACAGAATTAATGCAATACTCCCTTGTTAGTGCCAATCAAGCCCAAATAAAAATCGCTAATCCCCTTTTCAGTGAATATTCTGCCTTGCGTAGCAATCTCATCGATGGTTTAATCAACGCCTTTGAATACAATCAAGCTCAAGGAAACGGCTATTTAAAAGGTTTTGAAATTGGACGAATTTTTTGGCTCGAAAATGAAAACAAAGCCGAAGGAGACGCACTAGGAGGCATTATAGGCGGTGATCTATATACCGATGGTATTTGGACAAGAAGTGGTAAACCTCAACCCATGACTTGGTATGAAGCCAAGGGCATCTTAGAAAGTCTATTCAAGGCTTTAAAAGCACCCATTACCTATAAAGCAGAATCAAACGATAATCGCCTCCATCCCGGACGTACTGCAGGTTTATGGTTAAATAAAACTAGAATCGGCGTTTTTGGGCAACTTCACCCCCAGTTATGTCAAGAAAGGGATTTACCTAACTCTGTTTATGTGTTTGAATTACAATTAGAGCCATTAATCACCTTTTTAGACCAAAAATATTTACAAACCCCCATTTTCAAAGCCTATTCTACTTATCCCTCTGTAGAACGTGACTTAGCTTTCTTTGCTTCCACTGATTTAACCGTCGCAGACATCGTTAATGCGATGCGTAAAGCGGGGGGTAAAACCCTTGTGGATGTTAAATTATTTGATGAGTATAAGGGAGCAAATGTAGAGGAAGGAAAACGCAGTCTTGCTTTTAGTCTAGTATATCGATCGCCCGATGGTACATTAAAAGATAGTGATGTTGACCCTATCCATAATAAAATTCGGGATGCGTTGACTAAACAATTTGCTGTTACTTTGCGTAGTTAA
- a CDS encoding chemotaxis protein CheW yields MSESPLSVAKPSSQNTTVFQQRFLKFVLLPDTNLMISLSEIAAVLKIPLGQIIPIPEMPSWVIGVYNWRGQIIWMVDLGQLLGFTPWYQQSVIASNHKAVVIHPSNQNLRNSASGDLIGLIVSDVNDIELCDTSDIHSPPASAVTPELAPFLRGYWIKNNGEIVVTVDADAIFAAMPKE; encoded by the coding sequence ATGAGTGAATCTCCTTTATCTGTTGCAAAGCCTTCTAGTCAAAATACAACTGTCTTTCAACAACGGTTTCTGAAATTTGTCTTATTACCAGACACTAACTTGATGATTTCTTTGTCAGAAATTGCCGCAGTGCTAAAAATACCTTTAGGACAAATTATTCCGATTCCTGAAATGCCGTCATGGGTGATAGGAGTATATAATTGGCGGGGGCAAATTATTTGGATGGTAGATTTGGGACAATTATTAGGTTTTACTCCTTGGTATCAACAATCAGTGATTGCCTCCAATCATAAAGCAGTTGTTATTCATCCTAGTAATCAAAATTTAAGAAATAGTGCTTCTGGTGATTTAATTGGTTTAATTGTGAGTGATGTGAATGATATTGAATTGTGTGACACAAGCGATATCCACTCCCCTCCTGCTTCAGCTGTCACTCCTGAATTAGCACCATTTTTAAGAGGTTATTGGATCAAAAATAATGGTGAAATTGTTGTGACAGTCGATGCAGATGCTATTTTTGCGGCTATGCCGAAGGAGTAA
- a CDS encoding response regulator transcription factor — protein MGNALIVDDSSTERKILTGYLQELGISVTTAESGEEALEKIKGNTPDLVVLDVVLPGKSGFEVCREIKSGTNTGKIPIIMCSTKGSEMDKFWGMKQGADAYIPKPVDKEEFLSAVKKLI, from the coding sequence ATGGGAAACGCATTAATTGTTGACGATTCTTCCACTGAAAGAAAAATTTTAACAGGTTATTTACAAGAATTGGGTATTAGTGTTACAACTGCCGAAAGTGGAGAAGAAGCCCTCGAAAAAATCAAAGGTAATACCCCAGACCTCGTCGTTTTAGATGTAGTCTTGCCGGGGAAAAGTGGTTTTGAAGTATGTCGAGAAATAAAATCAGGTACAAACACGGGTAAAATACCAATCATTATGTGTTCTACAAAAGGTAGTGAAATGGACAAATTTTGGGGAATGAAGCAAGGTGCAGATGCTTATATTCCTAAACCAGTGGATAAAGAAGAATTCCTCAGTGCTGTCAAAAAACTGATTTAG
- a CDS encoding ABC transporter ATP-binding protein gives MNSSISTPQPLIKLDNIYKIYGSGDIQVNALSAINLKIESGEYCAIMGSSGSGKSTMMNILGCLDRPTAGNYYLNGKNVADLSRKELAHIRNEQIGFVFQQFHLLPQLSALENVMLPMIYAGISESERKKKATEALIKVGLEARINNKPNQLSGGQQQRVAIARAIVNNPLILLADEPTGALDSETTKEVMSIFRQLNEEKITIILVTHEKDVAEETKRIIHFADGKIIS, from the coding sequence ATGAACTCATCTATTTCAACTCCTCAACCTTTGATTAAACTAGATAACATTTATAAAATTTATGGTAGCGGTGATATTCAAGTTAATGCCTTATCCGCTATCAATCTCAAGATAGAATCAGGGGAATATTGTGCGATTATGGGTTCTTCTGGTTCGGGAAAGTCCACGATGATGAATATTTTAGGATGTCTCGATCGCCCCACTGCAGGTAATTATTATCTTAATGGTAAAAATGTGGCGGATTTATCCCGAAAAGAATTAGCTCATATTCGCAATGAACAAATTGGGTTTGTTTTTCAACAGTTTCACCTTTTACCCCAATTAAGCGCCCTTGAAAATGTCATGTTACCAATGATATATGCAGGAATTTCTGAATCAGAAAGGAAAAAAAAGGCAACGGAAGCATTAATTAAAGTTGGTTTAGAAGCAAGGATTAATAATAAGCCTAATCAGTTATCTGGGGGACAACAGCAAAGAGTTGCGATCGCACGTGCTATAGTAAATAATCCATTAATTTTATTAGCAGATGAACCGACCGGGGCTTTGGATTCAGAAACAACAAAAGAGGTTATGAGTATTTTTCGCCAACTCAATGAGGAAAAAATTACCATCATCTTAGTGACTCATGAAAAAGATGTTGCAGAAGAAACCAAAAGAATTATTCACTTTGCTGATGGAAAAATTATCAGTTAA
- a CDS encoding AAA family ATPase — translation MNQFNQEFSLLLRACYPLIYIPSQEEERVEKAIASVAQSLGNRHTYIWDFVEGYQDNPNNANFGRRNPLQALEFLEKLPSNTGGVFILRDFHRFLEDISISRKLRNLARSLKAQPKNIVIIAPEVNLPTELREVFTIVEFALPQAEEIKSEIQRLLSATRQNLSEQFLGELVRSAQGLSLERIRRVITRAIAQNGKLEGEDVELILEEKKQSIRQTQILDYYPTKEQISDIGGLDNLKEWLLRRGGAFSESARAYGLPYPRGLLLVGIQGTGKSLTAKAIAHHWHLPLLRLDVGRLFSGLVGESESRTRQMIQIAEALSPCILWIDEIDKGFAGADGKGDSGTTSRVFGTFITWLAEKQSPVFVVATANNIQTLPPEILRKGRFDEVFFVGLPSQAEREAIFTVHLNRLRPHNLQTYDIKRLAYETPEFSGAEIEQTIIEAMHIGFSENRDFTTEDILSAASQIIPLARTAKEQIEFLQNWATSGKARLASRSQSILGK, via the coding sequence ATGAACCAATTTAATCAAGAATTTTCCCTCTTGTTAAGGGCTTGTTATCCCCTCATTTATATTCCCAGTCAGGAAGAAGAAAGAGTAGAAAAAGCGATCGCATCTGTGGCACAAAGTTTAGGTAATCGTCATACATATATTTGGGATTTTGTGGAAGGTTATCAAGATAATCCCAACAATGCTAATTTTGGCAGACGTAATCCATTACAAGCGTTAGAGTTTTTGGAGAAATTACCTTCTAACACAGGAGGAGTATTTATTTTGAGGGATTTTCACCGTTTTTTAGAAGATATTTCTATCTCTCGTAAATTGCGTAATTTAGCTCGTAGTCTCAAAGCTCAACCAAAAAATATCGTTATTATTGCCCCTGAAGTTAATCTGCCCACAGAATTAAGAGAAGTATTTACCATTGTCGAGTTTGCCTTACCCCAAGCCGAAGAAATCAAGAGTGAAATTCAACGACTTTTATCGGCTACCCGTCAAAATCTTAGTGAACAATTTTTAGGGGAGTTAGTTCGCTCTGCTCAGGGATTGTCCTTAGAACGTATTAGAAGGGTCATAACAAGGGCGATCGCACAAAATGGCAAATTAGAAGGGGAAGACGTAGAACTGATACTAGAGGAAAAAAAACAGTCCATACGGCAAACACAAATCCTTGACTACTACCCTACCAAAGAACAAATATCCGACATTGGCGGTTTAGACAACCTCAAAGAATGGCTATTGCGAAGAGGAGGGGCATTCAGTGAATCCGCCAGAGCTTACGGTTTACCTTATCCCAGAGGATTACTACTTGTGGGTATTCAAGGGACAGGAAAATCATTAACCGCAAAAGCGATCGCCCATCACTGGCATTTACCCCTCTTAAGACTGGACGTAGGAAGACTATTTAGTGGTTTAGTGGGAGAATCTGAATCCCGTACCCGACAAATGATACAAATAGCTGAAGCCTTATCCCCCTGCATTCTCTGGATTGACGAAATAGATAAAGGCTTTGCCGGGGCAGACGGTAAAGGGGATTCTGGCACAACTTCAAGAGTATTTGGTACATTTATCACTTGGTTAGCAGAAAAACAAAGCCCTGTTTTTGTGGTTGCCACTGCCAATAATATTCAAACCCTTCCACCTGAAATACTGAGAAAAGGGCGTTTTGATGAAGTCTTTTTCGTTGGGCTACCCTCCCAAGCAGAAAGAGAAGCTATTTTTACAGTACATTTAAACAGACTACGCCCCCATAACCTGCAAACCTACGATATTAAACGCCTTGCTTACGAAACTCCAGAATTTTCAGGGGCAGAAATCGAACAAACTATCATAGAAGCAATGCACATTGGCTTCAGTGAAAACCGAGACTTCACCACCGAAGATATATTAAGTGCCGCTAGTCAAATTATACCTTTAGCCCGTACTGCAAAAGAACAGATCGAATTTTTACAAAATTGGGCAACTTCGGGAAAAGCCCGTTTAGCTTCTCGCAGTCAATCTATATTAGGAAAGTGA